The genomic window GCCAAAACGCTCTGTTTTTTTTACAAGATAATGTTTTGGTCTTTTTATACCATGATTAACCTTCTTAACCATTTTCATTTGTAACCACACAACTGAATTTAATAGGATGGGGCCGGGTCATGACCCACGAGTCAATCTGATTATCAACAATGGAAGACAACTTGGACGAAGCCTTCTCCTACTTGCACACTACACCACAGTGTTTGTGACCTTTGTGAGTCGCTCTGTGAACTGGTTCGTGCAGATGCTAAAGTGGACCACACTGTTTGCACGGTACACCGTGTCCGTCTTTGACTCCATCTACAGACACCTGCATTGGTGGCGTAGAAGGGGCGGTGGAGGGGTTGCCAAGCAGATCTGCCCCAGCCCTGACACAAAATCAGGGTGACCAGAGTAAACATGTCAAGTCTCTTTAAACTTGAAGAAGTCTTAATGATTTAATTGAGAGTTTTAACCTTAGCACTAACCGGACAGCCTGCTCAAGACAAATCGGAAGATCTCACTGCTCTTTTGGGAAAATGAAGTGCAACAGTGGTGAGAGAGTTGAAATAGAATGGAAATAGCACCTTACTGAAGTCATTCATTTCATTGTTTAATTCCTTACTAACAGTCTAGTGTTTTACAGTATATGCATGTATCTGTTGCATGTGTATTCCTTGTGCTGTAATGCCAATATGAAAGTTACATGTTTGAATTTTCATATCATAAACTGCTAGAATAATGTTCAAGGAAAGCTTCTCCAAAACCACTAACAGGAGGGGAAGAATCGTGCATTAAACACACTCACTCATTAAAGACATCTCTGGTATTATAACACTTTTCTAAAGGGGATCAATTCAACTACACTACCCACCTATGAACTGTCATTTGTAACATGTATAGGATGTACAGTATAGGGGTCTAACTAAGCAGCTATTTTGTCCCACAGCCAGCTATTCATGTGACTGTACATAACTGAGAAGTATGCTTCCAGGGCCACCGGACAGGGAATGGGTCTTTCACATTCTAATCTCggcacccagaaccaaatctAATCGATTACATTTATGTTCAGTCGGTTTCAAGACTATTCCCATTCCTGCATTATACTGTCTATCAGTAATTCTAACCACTATTGAGTTGAACAAATACAGAATTGTCTTTATCTATGCTTGTGTTTCCTTTTATTATTGTAttctttttttaaacttattttaatTGTAAAAACTGTGAAAATACTATATGAATGGCAGCATTGTGTTCAAAATCATGCCAACAATAATCCCTACAGTTGGAAATGTGTTGGTTGTCTGTACTTAAATCACTATTTTAATCACTCATATACaccgagtataccaaacattaggaacaccttcccaatattgagttacacacaggaaactgtagtgtgaaaaacccagcagcattgcagttcttgacacaaactggtgtgcctggcacctacaaaTATTTTCTTGCCCAttcgccctctgaatggcacacatactcaatccgtctcaaggtttaaaaatacttatttaactggtctcctccccttcatctacattgattgaaggggatttaacaagtgacatcaattagggatcatagctttcaccaggattcaccttgtcagtctatgtcatggaaagagcaggtgtccttaatgttttgtatactcagtgtataccacaggtgtcaaactcattccatggatgaatgagtgtctgcaggtttttgctcctcccttgtactcaATAGAGGAATTAAGGTCACCAGCGAGTAacaaactcccctcacctggttaaGGCTctattgaaaggaaaaaacagggcctcccgggtggcgcagtggttaagggcgctgtactgcagcgccagctgtgccgtcagagtccctgggttcgcgcccaggctctgttgtaaccggccgcgaccgggaggtctgtggggcgacgcacaattggccttagggagggcttggtcggtagggatgtccttgtctcatcgcgcaccagcgactcctgtggcgggccgggcgcagtgcgcgctaaccaaggttgccaggtgcacggtgtagcctcagacacattggtgcgggttggatgcgcactgtgttaagaagcagtgcggttggttgggttgtgtatcggaggacgcatgactttcaaccttcgtctctcccgagcccgtacgggagttgtagcgatgagacaagatacaacaattggataccacgaaattggggagaaaaaggggtaaaaattcaaaaaaaaaagaaaggaagaaacctgcagacactcggccatccatggaatgagtttgacacccctggtctagaTACAGCctttaaagatggaatccgcatTAGGGGAAACGGCACCACAGTTCCTGTGTTACAGAGGTGAGCAGCgtgataaaaaaaacaattgcAGTACACATTCTGCTGTTCTGTGCAATGATGTGTGaggggaaaacaagtatttgcaGTAACTTTtgttgtatactgaacaaaaattaacaattttaatgagttacagttcatataaggaaatcaggcaatttaaataaattaatctATGAGTGGGCAGGGgcggagccaggcccagccaatcagaatgagtttttcctcacaaaaaggctttattacagacagaattactcctcagtttcatcagctgtccggtctCAGACGATCTCACAGttgaagccggatgtggaagtcctgggctggcgtggttacgaGGCTTGTTGGATGTACTGCCAGTACTCTGTACTGTAGTCTAAGTAAGACACTTCTGACTGTAGGATGTGCCACAATGTTCTATGTGGGCCTAAGCGCCACAGTTGAAGTACTTTATTGTGCATTATGCTAAATCCACTGCTTGTCTGGCATCAATGTTACTGTTGCACTGTATGGAGAATCAAAGTCTGGCACTGTAATACAGATAGTTTATGCTTGCAGAAAGCGTCGTCTTGTGGTCACAATGAACTGATTAATGACCTGGTCCTACTTGGTCTATGAATGTGAAGGAATCTCAATAAACCAAACTTAAAACAGAACTGTGACATTCTTCACTATTTTCTTCCCTTTCCAGTCAAATGCCACACAGACACATGATCATGATTGATGTAGGCTTGCAAATAGGTGAGATAACATGAAATGATTCCAGATTGTTAGAGAACTTTGTCCCCGTAAGAGCTACAGTCTGTCGTTGCTGTTTTAATAaatcttcttatggctgcaggggcagtattgagtagcttgaatgaaaggtgcccagagtaaacggcctgctcctcagtcccagttgctaatatatgcatattattagtagtattggatagaaaacactctgaagattctaaaactgtttgaatgatgtctgtgagtataaacagaactcatatggcaggcaaaaacctgagaagaaatcctaacaggaagtgggaaatctgaggctggTCGATTTataacccagcccctattgaatacagtgggatattggttgttgcacttcctaaggcttccactagatgtcaaccgtctttagaaactttttgaggattctactgtgaagggggactgaatgagagaggaatgagtcgGGTCTGCCATGAGCTGACCATGCTCTGACCATGTACGTTCACATGAGAGGGAGTTCTGTTCCATCGCACTTCtgaagacaatggaattctccggttggaacattattaacgttttatgttaaaaacatcctaaagattgattccatacattgtttgacatgtttctacagacaggaacggaactttttgacatttcgtctgcaactagggaacgcgcttcatgactttggatttgtttaccaaacatgctaacaaaagtagctctttggaaataaatggacattatagaactaaatcaaacatttaatgtggaactgggattcctgggagtgcattctgatgaagatcaaaggtaaaggaatatttataatgctatttatgaataatgttgactacccaatatggcagatatctttttggctgctttgttgtctgaaagctatactcagattattgcatggtttgctttccgCAAAGTATTTTAGAACTCTGACACCGCGGtggcattaaggagaagtgtatctatatttccatgtctaacaattgtttttcatcgacatttataatgagtatttctgtaaaatgatgtggctctctgcaatatcactggatgtttttggaactagtgaacgtatgtgaatgtatactgagattttttttatataaatatgcactttatcgaacaaaacatatgtattgtgtaacataaagtcctatgagtgtcatctgatgaagatcatcaaaaggttagtgattcattttatctctatttgtgctttttgtgactcctctctttggctggaaaaatggctgaatttctttgtgacttggtggtgacctaacataatcgtttgtggtgctttcgctgtaaagcctatttcaaaatcggacactttggtgggattaacaacaagataacttttgatgaattttaattatgagatttctgttgtttgaatttggcgctcggcactttcactggctgttgttatatcgatcccggtaacgggattgcagccctaagaagagCTCAGTCTTCAATGAAAACAGTTTCCAGAAGCAGTAGCATTTACTTTACAATTGCTGATCCAGAGAAGCAATGCATATGTTCATATGTATGACTAATGATGCTGCAGTGCatttacagtggtggaaaaagtactaaagtgtcatacttgagtgaaagtaaagGCTATACATCAAATTCCATCGGTTAAGAAAAGCGGATGGCACatgccaacactcagacatcatttagaaACAGTATTTGCTTAGTGAGTCTGCctgatcagaggcagcagggatgacaACGCTTTATAGTGACAGGTACGTAAATTGGACCATATTGCTGTCCTGCCTTAGCATTCGAAATATAAGTAGTTTAGTACAGACATCCCCCAAAAAATGGAAGGTCCAATCCGCAATttgtatctcaatatcaaataatttctaaagtaacaattaagtacctttgtgactgttttcaattaaaatggtcaaaaataaacaaaaatcgctttttagcaaagagcaatttctcaagcaataattttgttaggactgtctgggagtggcctgagtggggaggggaaaactgaaaataaGATTTGGAactttttcttattggtctattaaatcATTTACAgcttggtgatgtcaccaggcaggccaaaactccatcccgccaaaacaggctgaaatttcaggcagccttttcaaacagctcttacactaaaaaggcATTATCATTTTCACAGTGTTATTCCAActtcagtgtggaaatatatatgtatatatcacATTTTGACTGCACAGGGCCTTTAAATGGTACTTATCAGTTTGAGAAAGAGAATACCAAGGTGTAAGTCAGCGTCCCTGTCCCCATGGTTGGTGGACAGTGTACAGTCCTCCTTTCCTCCAATGGGGCCTTAAGCCCTTTATCAGCTGCTGCTCCTGGGTTACAGCCAACTAGAGACAGGGAAAACACAATAGGGTGTGGCCAGTCCGACCTGATTCAAAAGCCCTGGCCGGTGCCCACCTCCTCCCCAGGTCCCATCGTTGTGTGACTGTGAAGAGCGATACCCTCCGCTTCACAGTAGACCAATAGGGCTCTTAAGGCGACCGCTAACCCCGTCTTTCGACACTTCTATAGGCTCCAGCCATCACAAAAGTCAGCGACTGTACAGACATGGGTAACGCTACAGGATCCACCGTGGAAGATCTCCAGGCTGTGGAGAAGCACCTCTGGTATAAGAAGTTCATGACAGAGTGTCCTTCGGGTCAGCTCACCCTGCATGAGTTCAAGCAGTTCTTTGGGCTCCGGGGACTGGATGCTGAAGCCAACGCCTACATCGAGCAGATGTTCCGCACGTTCGATATGAACAAGGTAAGACGATGTGGCATTCATTGAACCGAAGCTGCTTGCAAAGGGGATGCTATAGGCTAAAATGGGCTTTACATTTATATGTCAAAGTAGGAACGCCTCAGGCACACTCAAAATGGTGAAGGGGACACCTTACCAACAGAGGTATGTATAAGGATATGATTGGCTGCATTGTAAAATCTATGCACTAATTACAAGTGCACCTAAATATATAGTAATGCCATAATGCCTCTACTCAAATAAGACCCCTAGTTCTCCATTTTCCAAAAGCTaaagaacattttaaaaagtgtgcATCTTAAACCAGCAAAAATCCACAGTTAAACATAGGGAATCTCTTGAATCCAAGGGTTTTGTTTAGACTAGTCTTCCAGATGAGTTTGAAGAAGCTAATCATCTCACAAGTACTAAGGCTCAATTTACACAACTATATTTAGTAACCCTGTCACCTTtgattataatattataataggCTGGGATTGGATTCATATGCGATTTAGTACGAGGATTATTTTGAGAGACAAGTTGTCAATATCTCTGCGGTAGGAGTGCGGTCTGAGTTTATCTACTATTTTTCTCTTTTAAATTATTTCAGCATCAGAGACAGCTGATTTGAATTAGTGATAGCTTATGTGAAAGTTTAATGACAGAACATGATGCATGTGAACAGTTGGTTACACTGATCAGAATATTGAATGTTCACTTCAAAGAAATGACTTGAATCTCCATTTTATCACATTGAACCCTAAGGAATGTCCAGATCTCAAGAGCTGTGTGCCAGATTAGACCTTTATGTGTTTTGAGTTTCCCATTTCTGTCAGTAGCTAGTAGTTTTATGGGTGTAGCAATCCTtatcagtctgctgttcccacatgcttcaagagggccaccattgtttctgttcccaagaaagcgaaggtaactgagctaaatgaccatcaccccgtagcactcatttccgtcatcatgaagtgcttcgagagactagtcaaggatcatatcacctccaccctacctgacaccctagacccactccaatttgcttaccaccacaataggtccacagacgacgcaatcgcaatcacactgcccatACCCATCTGGACaacaggaatacctatgtgagaatgctgttcatcgactacagctcagcatttaacaccatagtaccctccaaactcgtcattaagctcaagaccctgggtctcgaccccgccctgtacaactaggtcctggactttaacgggacgcccccaggtggtgagggtaagaaacatctccaccccgctgatcctcaacactggggccccacaagggtgcgttctcagccctctcctgtactccctgttcccccatGACTGCGTAACCATGCacaccaactcaatcatcaagtttgcaaacgacactacagtgataggcctgattaccaacaacaacgagacgagGGTCctaggagtgtggtgtcaggaaaataacctcacactcaacgtcaacaaaacaaaggagatgatcgtggacttcaggaaaaagcagagggaacacccccctatccacatcaatggaacagtagtggagagggtagtaagttttaagttcctcggcgtacacatcacggacaaactgaaatggtccacccacacagacagcgtgaagaaaacactcaaacttttacaatcgagagcatcctgtcgggctgtatcaccgcctggaatggcaactgctccgcccacatccgtaaagctctccagaggatagtgaggtctgcacacacatcaccgggggcaaagtacctgccctccaggacacctacaccacccgatgtcacaggaaggccaaaaagatcatcaaggacaacaaccacccgagccactgcctgttcaccccactatcatccagaaggcgaggtcagtacaggtgcatcaaagcagggaccgagagactgaaaaacagcttctatctcaaggccatcagactgttaaacagccatcactaacattgagtggctgctgccaatatactgactcaaatctctagccactttaataattcaaaatgggatgtaaaaaatgtatcactagtcactttaaacaatgccactttatataatatataatgtttacatacctacattactcatctcatatgtatatactgtactctataccatctacttcATCTTACCTATGcagttcggccatcgctcatccatatatttatctgtacatattcttaatcattcctttacacttgtgtgtataacgtagttgttgtgaaattgttaggttagattacttgttagatattactgcatggtcggagctagaagcacaagcatttcactacactcgcattaacatcttctaaccatgtgtatgtgaccatttttttttgttgatttggtcggagaccaatcacatcagctctttttcagaactgatctgattggtcagagaccaattagtgaaaaaaggatcagaattgggctgcctgtgtaaacgcaggcATAGTGAAGTGATGGTGTCAGTGTAAAGCTGAGCGAAGTGCGACTAATTTGGGTTGACCCAGAGGGCACTAATGCTGCCAAGTAATTTTGTAGGATCTTAATGTGAtccagttttctacagcaggaaaataatcctataGCAACAGGAaaagtgaattattatgtggattataattaatggacattttttgaaggggttgatacattttttacaaaagAGAAAATCAAGTCAGAAAtgtttaaacctcaaatacactacaggtTTTAAAATGTCTTACATTGCAGGAAAGTTAACCTGCAAcatggtgatcaaattaagatcctacatctgtatgtcttGCCACGGCCTTGGCACAGATCAGTGTGGAGATAATCCCCCAGCGATTATACATGGTTATCATCCCTGCATCATCTAAGCAGAACATGATCACCTACATCTTGAGGAGATGACTGAGATAATCTGAGATGGTAAAAAGAGACGTTTCAACTAACACACTTTCCTTTTTACAGGATGGCTACATAGACTTCTTGGAGTATGTGGCTGCTCTGAGCCTGGTGATGCGGGGTAAAATGGAACATAAGCTCCGCTGGTACTTTAAGCTGTATGATGTGGACGGCAACGGGTGCATTGATCGAAGTGAGCTGCTAAACATCATAAAGGTATAGAGACCAGTCCAGATAGGCAGTGCTGTGCAATGGAATCTGTATCACACAAAGGCATGCAGGCTAACTCGCTCCTTTTCTCTTCTTCAGGCTATCCGTGCAATCAATGGGAACGAAAACCAGGAAGTTGATGCGGAGGAGTTCACCAACCGGGTGTTTGATAAGATAGATGTCAACGGAGATGGCGAGTGTCCACTTCCTTTTTTTGTCAGACTTGTAGGGTTGTGAGTTCTGTCCCTTTCCATTTCAGGCTAACAATCTCTTGACCTTGTCTTCTACCTTCTACCCATCAGGGGAGCTGTCTTTGGAGGAGTTTGTGGCAGGGGCTCACACTGACGAAGACTTCATGGAAGTAATGATGAAGACCTTGGATCTCACCCACATAGTCGCCATGATCCACAATCGGAGGCACAGTGTTTAGAGTCTGCCCTCAGACGCCTCCATCTCCACTCTCCATTGTAATAGACTGCCGAAGGGCCACATAGGAACTGAGCCATGAGCCCTCAAAAGATCTAGCCCAGATTTGTATAAAGACAATCTTTATCTTAGCAATGCTGAAGAGCCATGCTTTGAATGCATTCTTTGTTGTCGGAATTCACAAGAGGTTGAATGACGATGAAAAATTCCCTTTGCCTGCATACAAATAACTCAGTCAACCATCGCTGGCTGGTTAGTGCCCTTGTGCATGATCTAAATCTGAGAGAGGTCTACATGATGAGAGATTTCTCACACCGTCAGCTGAACCGGAGACCCAACTAGGTCATAAAACATAAGGAGGGTGGAGGATAAAGAGGGTGGAGGGAGTGGAGTGGTGACTACCCAAGGTGGTGATTACCCATTATAACCCATGCATTCCtgacaaaaaataaatatatatttttaaatccctCACCCACCTCAGAGGCAGATTCCTGTAGGGAAATTATCATTTCCAAACCACATTGATAATGATGTCTCTAATGATCTTTTGGACCAAACTCAGTTATTCAGTTGAGTGGTTCCTCTCGCTGACTGTGCGTCCGGGTTCTATTGGAGGAAGTTATAATTCACT from Oncorhynchus mykiss isolate Arlee chromosome 15, USDA_OmykA_1.1, whole genome shotgun sequence includes these protein-coding regions:
- the LOC110490476 gene encoding guanylyl cyclase-activating protein 1, producing MGNATGSTVEDLQAVEKHLWYKKFMTECPSGQLTLHEFKQFFGLRGLDAEANAYIEQMFRTFDMNKDGYIDFLEYVAALSLVMRGKMEHKLRWYFKLYDVDGNGCIDRSELLNIIKAIRAINGNENQEVDAEEFTNRVFDKIDVNGDGELSLEEFVAGAHTDEDFMEVMMKTLDLTHIVAMIHNRRHSV